AGAGGAATACGAGCTTGGTTAGCTGCTAGAGAAGCTGCGCGGAAGATTTTGTCTACTTGCTCTTGAGAGTATGTAGCAAATTCAGCTTGAGCCGCTTTTACGCGTTCAACTAGCGCATCTAATTCAGCTAAGTTAGTTACAGGCATAAGGAAATCTCCTAAATTTAATAAATATTAAAAACTTTTATTAAGTGCATTGTGATTTCGAACTTGAGCCAGATTTACGACTCGTTTACAACGTTCTTAGTAAATTGCTTTCAGGACTGAGTATATTATTTCAAGTTGTGAAAAAATTGACCTAGATCAGTTCTGACAATCTAATTACCCCAAAGTGGTGCCATAGCCGTCAAATAAAACTAAACAACTGTATTAAAGACATTTTCGCAAAACAAATTATGCTCAAAAAGAAGCAAACGAACCACTATCTTCCACAAAACACAACAAACTGTAAAAAAGTTTCATTTTTTCGCCACACACTTTCATGAAACCCGCATTTTATGTGCTCCAAGGAGTATATCTGAGGCACATAATCTCTCTACAATTCGTCATATTTTTTGTTAAAAGTGTGCGAATGTTAACGTTTGTGCAGCCACTGACGATTTCAAGGGACGATAGCGCGATTTTTTTCGTCAATAACTTCCACAAAAAGCATCAATGATAAGATTTTCTCACTCAAAGCCTCCTTTATACGTTAGTTTTTTTCATTCGTTTACTTTGTCGTAATGCACTACATTATGCGCGAATTTCTATCCCACTTGTTTTCAACACTGTGAATCTTTGAGTGCCACTATGCAGACTATCGAGTTCGCTATTTTCCTACAGTTCTTCTTAGGACTGGTTGCTGCGGTTAACCCACTTGGCATCATGCCAATATTTGTTTCTTTGACCGGTCACATGACCCAAGAAGAAAAGCGCAAAACGGCGCTTACAGCGCACGTTGCGGTTGCAAGTATTTTGATCATTTCATTAATTGGTGGTCAGGTACTGTTGGACATGTTCAGCATTTCGCTCGACTCATTCCGCGTTGTTGGCGGCTTATTAATCTTGAGTATCGCTTTTTCAATGATGAGCGGTAAGTTGGGTGAAGATAAACAGAACAACCAAGAGAAAACTGAATACATCAGCCGTGAACAGATTGGTGTCGTACCACTGGCTATGCCTTTACTTGCTGGCCCAGGTGCGATCAGTTCAACCATTGTATATGGTGCACGCTACCCTACCCTTATGGATACCGCGGGTATCATCGTAACTATCATTGCATTCTGTCTATGCTCTTGGGCGCTGTTCCGTTCAGCACCATTGATTGTGCGTTTCTTGGGTCAAACGGGCATTAACATCATTACTCGTATCATGGGTTTGATTTTAGGTGCTCTGGGCATTGAATTCGTTGCCAATGGTCTACGTGGGCTTTTCCCTGCATTGATGGGTTAATCCACTGACTATATATAGTGGCTAACGACTCTCTCAGTTAGCCTCACCCCCTCTTTCTGGTATGATGTGGCATATAGATAAATCCAATATGACACATCATGCCTAAATCATCACTTAAGCATCAGTTATACGTCATTATTTTTGGTACACACACGCCTGCTGGACGTGCCTTTGATATTGCACTGATCATCGCTATCTTAACTTCACTCGTGATCCTTGTTTTGGAATCACTTCCATCCGTTATGGTTGAGTGGAGCACGCAACTTCGTTATTGCGAATATTTCTTTACCGGGGTGTTTACGCTCGAGTATTTGCTGCGCCTATACTGTTCACCTAAACCAAAGTCTTATGCCTCCAGCTTTTATGGTGTCATTGACTTGTTGGCGATTCTGCCAACCTATATCGCAATTTTCTTTCCATCTGTTGCGTTTATGGGCGTGGTACGTCTCCTTCGAGTTATGCGCATCTTTCGCGTACTTAAACTGGTTCGCTACCTACAAGATTCAAATGTCCTATTGCGCTCGTTATTGATGGCGAAACGCAAAATTTTCATCTTTTTCTCAACCGTTGCAATCTTAGTAACGATTCTAGGTTCGTTGATTTATGTTATTGAAGGACCGGCCAATGGATTTACCAGCATTCCACAAAGTATTTACTGGGCTATTGTGACCATTACTACGGTTGGATATGGCGATTTGGTTCCACAAACACCATTAGGAAAAGGCATCGCCTCTCTCACGATGTTGCTGGGTTATTCGATTCTTGCGGTACCAACCGGCATCATTACCGCTGAGCTAAACAATGAAATGAAATCGCATCGATCTTTGGTGAAGTGTCCAAATTGCTCTAAAGCTGGGCATGAATCTGATGCACTCCACTGTAAGCATTGTGGCAGTGAACTTGCTGACCCTGATCATCGGGTCACAGCTCCAGAATAGCGGCTGAGACAATCAAACGACTTGAGATAGCAAAAGAGCTCCATATAGGAGCTCTTTTAAATTGATGACTATCTGATCAGTAGCTATTTTTCTTAAGCTGTGCGCAGTGTTCGGTTAGAGGTGTAATATTCGCTTTTGCTTCTGCCCATGCAGTCTCTTTATCACCGTTACAAATCGCATCGATCATTGGCTTATGGCTCAAAGCACTTTGTGTTACATCATAATCTTCATGAGTCATGCACAAATAACTTTGTAATTGATTCGCGATCTGGCTGTAGGCTTTTTCCATCCGTTTGCTACCGCTCACTTCAACGACACAACGATGTAATCTAAAATCGGCATCGCAGATTGCTTGAATATCACTCGGTACCGCTGCACAAAGCTCATAATACTCTTTATAAATGGATTGCAGTTTTTGTTTATCCTGTTCAGAAGCTCTTTCTGCCGCCATCGCTGCCGCTTGGCTCTCCAAGGCTACACGCAGATGATATAGCTCCCACAGATCCTCTTCATCTAAAGAGAAAATGTGCCAGCCAGCATAAGGCTTTTGCACGACTAAACCTTCATGCGAGAGTGTGTTCAATGCCATACGCACGGTACTGCGTGATAACTCTAAATCTTTCGCAAGCGTACTCTCGACAATTTTTTCACCCTGGTCCATCTCGCCCTTGACGATTTTGTCTCTCAGGTAATCTGTTGCTTGCTCTTCTAGGCTCTGTTTATTGATCTTCATTATTACAAACTGTCTTTTATTTCCGCGAATGCTTGAAAGTGTCAAAGCTCAAGCATGCCTTCCATGTTCAGCTGAAACTGACACTATGATAGCAAATCCTCAGCAAGCATCGAACAATTAGCTTTGGAATAGCGACGATTTGCTCTAAATCTATGCAACCTGTTTACAATTTGATTCTCAAACCAACAAAAAGGCCGCAGACAATGCTGCAGCCTCTCAAGATTAGCTTGGTTTAAGTCAGTGTAATTACTGTTTTTCAGCCAAAATAATGCGCAATGTACGGCGTAATGGCTCCGCTGCACCCCACAATAATTGGTCACCGACGGTGAAAGCATTAAGGAAATCATCCCCCATTGCCATCTTACGTAAACGTCCAACTGGAATTGACAAGGTACCGGTTACTTTCGCTGGAGAAAGCTCTTGTGCGGTAATATCGCGCTCATTTGGAATCACTTTAACCCAATCATTGTGCGTCGCGATGATTTCTTCAATTTCATCCATTGGTACATTTTGTTTCAGCTTGATTGTCAGTGCTTGAGAATGACAACGCATTGCGCCAATACGTACACATGTGCCATCAATCGGCACTGGAGAGTGTTGCAAACCTAAAATCTTGTTCGCCTCAACGCCAGCTTTCCACTCTTCTTTGCTCTGTCCATTGTCACGTTTAACATCGATCCAAGGGATCAAAGAGCCCGCTAATGGCACGCCAAACTTATCGGTTGGGAAAGAGCTGCTGCGCATGGTTTCAGCGACTTTTCTATCAATATCTAGAATAGAACTTGCAGGATTTGCCAGCTCTGAACTTACCGCATCATTGATCACACCCATTTGTGAAATCAACTCACGCATGTTTTGCGCGCCAGCGCCCGATGCCGCTTGATAGGTCATTGCGCTCGTCCATTCAACAAGACCTTTTTCAAATAGACCACCTAAGCCCATTAACATCAAACTTACGGTACAGTTACCACCGACAAACGTATTTGTGCCTGCGTGAATACCTTGTTGAATTTGAGCGTGGTTCACCGGATCAAGGGTAATGATTGAATCTTGCGCCATGCGTAGGGTTGATGCCGCGTCAATCCAGTAGCCTTTCCAACCTGCTTGACGCAGTTTAGGGAAAACTTCTTCCGTGTAGCTACCGCCTTGACAAGTAATTACGGCATCCAGTTGTTTTAAGCTTTCAATATCAAAAGCGTCTTGCAGATCACCGGCGTCTTTACCAAAGAAAGGGGCAGGAATACCGATTTGCGATGTGCTGTAAAAAACCGGTTCAATAAGGTCGAAATCGCCTTCTTCTACCATTCGCTGCATCAGCACAGAGCCAACCATGCCGCGCCACCCAACTAGACCTACTCTCATTTATTTACTCTCCATGTAATCAAAAGGAATACTCAAATTATCTCTTTGCCAGTGTGATTGCCGTTTGGCGTGTAAACTCAGCCCTAGCAGAGAACATTTGGCTATTTCTTCTTCCATATTTCATTTTTCGCACAAAATCTCAAGCTAAAAATTGTACTTTATTGGGTTATTTTTAAATTTATGTTGTTACAAGGCATTTTACTTGGTTTTTTACTTACGCTTTCGTTAAAAATGGATAAACAAATGCCAGCCTATTGAAAATCATCACTAGCACATCAACAACGAACTTCAAACAACAAACAACCCCAAGACAACTATAATCCAACCAATTTAACCATCAATTAACCACTTGGAAGCTTAAATTTACGAAAATCGCACAAATTCTCGAAATTTTCCTTCGACTCATGTATTGTCGCTCAGCTTTTAAAATGGAATTAACACTCGATTCCTCACCATTACCCTGTTATTGCATAAAAATAGTAATTTTTGCTAATTGATATCAATATTGACGTTAAGCTCGAGTTTTACCTTAAAACTTGATGTCTAGGTGAGTAATCTCCGGTTTAAGTACGCAAAGAGACCCGCTATGACGCAACCTACCCCTCGTTTACCAAGTATGACGCAAGTCATTGTTGCACTTGGTTTATTTTTATTAATGGCCTTTTCATTTACCGCACAATTAAATCTACCCATTCAGCTTGCGCTGTACATTGGTTGGTTCATTATCATCGTGCTGGGTTTGAGACTAGGGCATCAGTACAAAGAGTTAGAGCAAGCGGCATTAAACGGAGTTTCCAATGGTTTAGGCGCGGTATTGATTTTACTCGCGGTAGGCGCATTAGTCGGAACTTGGATTTCAGGCGGCATTGTACCAACCATCATTTATTATGGGTTGAAAGCCATTCACCCTTCTATTTTCCTGCTTGCAACCATGGTGATTTGCTCGTTAACAGCACTTGCGACCGGAACCTCTTGGGGCGCCGCCGGTACCGCTGGTATTGCAATGATGGGCATAGGTCAAGGGCTTGGTGTTCCTGCACCTGTCACGGCTGGCGCGATTCTATCTGGCTGCTACTTTGGTGATAAAATGTCACCACTTTCAGATTCTGTGATTCTTGCGTCTTCAATGTCAAACGTTGAAGTCATGGAACACATCAAAGGAATGCTACCCATTGCGTTAATTAGCTACATAATTACCGCAATTCTATTTACTCTATTTGGTCTGCACTACGCTGGTAACGTTGACATGTCTCAAGTGCAAAGCGTTATCGAATCAATGGAGCAGCAGTTCTACATTACACCACTGTCATTTGTACCTGTGATTGCTGTATTGGTACTGCTCGCAATGCGCATGCCTTCATTCCCTGTGATTAGCTTTGGCTCGCTACTTGGCATTATTTGGGCCGTAACGGTGCAAGATATTCAATTCATCACGGCATTTCGCACCGCATGGGAACCATACTCCGTTATTTCTGGCGTCGATTTTATTGATGCGATCCTAAATCGTGGCGGCATGTCATCAATGCTAGGCTCGGTAGCGGTTATCGTATTTGGTTTAGGTTTTGGTGGTCTACTCGATAAAGTCGGTGTACTGGAAACTATCGCGAAGCTGTTTGAGCGCCGCGTTAAAAACGCGGGTTCTCTTGCGACCTCAACCATTGCAACCGCATTTATGGGCAACGTGTTTGGCTCTGCAATGTATGTATCATTGATTCTAACGCCAAAAATCTGTGCGAAAAACTACGACCGTTTAGGCTTTAAACGTAAAAACCTCTCTCGTAACGCAGAGTTTGGCGGCACACTGACATCAGGTATGGTGCCTTGGAGTGACAACGGTATCTATATGGCGAGCATTCTTGGTGTCGCTACGCTTTCGTATGCACCATTTATGTGGTTAAGCTTTGTATGTATTCTCGTGACCATCCTGTGCTCATACATGGGTTGGTTCGTCGACCGCTGTGAACCGCAAGCTGAATCGGCCTCGGAAGATTCTTCTAAAATGAAGCAGCAAACTGCATAGTCAAGACATCCAATACAACAGAGCGCCTCGGCGCTCTTTGTTTTTTTCTGCTGACTGTAGAGCAACGATTAGGATGCGATTGAGTCCGTGTTTATTGAAGTATGTTCGGATTCACCGCGAATAAACGCTTTCGCTTCGAGAATTGCTTGGTTAAGGCACAATTCCAAATCAGCTAACAAAAGGGTAACTTGCTCACTGTCTTTCGCCAATGCCGTTTCCAAGCGACCAGCGACATCCCTTAACTGATAAGCCCCCAAGTTTCCCCCTACCCCTTTTAAGCTATGTGCTCGGCGAATGGCTTCTTCTGGAGACTGATGCTGCAAACGTGCAATCTCAGCCGAATCGTCTTGATGATCGTTAACAAACACTTCCAATAGCATGCACAGCGATTCACGATCGCCACCTAAACAATCCATCATCACACTAAAATCAATTTGAGGCGCTGCAGTGAATGATCTTTGGGGCGCTGTATTTTTCGGCAAAGGCAAATCCAACGTCTCGGGCTGAGCATCCATTACTTGCTCTGAGTGACTATCTTCCAACTCAATGGTCTCCGCTTGATCTTTATTTGCCGATTGTTTTCCTACAACCGGCTCAGCGTTTTCTAAGTTGATTTGATCATTTCGTTGCCACTCTTGAGTTGAATTTTCTTTGCTTTGGGTGCGGATTGCCATATGCATCATGCCCAGAAGCCCAAGCATAACGACACCACTGAACAAAATGCCAATGAGCACCATTTTCTTCAGCGCCGCCTGACTTTGTTGTACAACGTTTTGTAACTCTTTGTACACTGAGTTACTGATCAGCCGTTCGACAATGTATCCACCTTGAGCAAAACTCCCCATTACACGTGAGGTTTGCGCGAGCATTGTTTGTAGTGTGATTTTATCTGCATCCACTAACGAATTGGACTGAATAAATAGTTCATCCAAATGTTTGTAAGCTTTTGAATTGGTGGAATAGGATGAAAAAAGCGCTTCAAACAGATAAGTACTAAGTTGAAAGTAATAAACTTCAATCTCTGGGCGAGATTGATACGCCAAGCGTTTGGCTTGAATCTCTGTCAGCAATTCACTTAAAGCCAACTCATTGTTCACTAACGCCTGACTTTGCTCAATAAAGCGATCCGTCGTAAACAATAACTGCTCGATGTCTGGCTGCAACCACCCCACCGACGAATGCTGCGCTAACTGATCGCGTTGTTGTTGTAAGCTCGCTAACAACTCAACTTGCTGATCTCTCATATTTGAACGATAGGCCGATTC
Above is a window of Vibrio taketomensis DNA encoding:
- a CDS encoding YchE family NAAT transporter encodes the protein MQTIEFAIFLQFFLGLVAAVNPLGIMPIFVSLTGHMTQEEKRKTALTAHVAVASILIISLIGGQVLLDMFSISLDSFRVVGGLLILSIAFSMMSGKLGEDKQNNQEKTEYISREQIGVVPLAMPLLAGPGAISSTIVYGARYPTLMDTAGIIVTIIAFCLCSWALFRSAPLIVRFLGQTGINIITRIMGLILGALGIEFVANGLRGLFPALMG
- a CDS encoding ion transporter, with translation MPKSSLKHQLYVIIFGTHTPAGRAFDIALIIAILTSLVILVLESLPSVMVEWSTQLRYCEYFFTGVFTLEYLLRLYCSPKPKSYASSFYGVIDLLAILPTYIAIFFPSVAFMGVVRLLRVMRIFRVLKLVRYLQDSNVLLRSLLMAKRKIFIFFSTVAILVTILGSLIYVIEGPANGFTSIPQSIYWAIVTITTVGYGDLVPQTPLGKGIASLTMLLGYSILAVPTGIITAELNNEMKSHRSLVKCPNCSKAGHESDALHCKHCGSELADPDHRVTAPE
- a CDS encoding GntR family transcriptional regulator: MKINKQSLEEQATDYLRDKIVKGEMDQGEKIVESTLAKDLELSRSTVRMALNTLSHEGLVVQKPYAGWHIFSLDEEDLWELYHLRVALESQAAAMAAERASEQDKQKLQSIYKEYYELCAAVPSDIQAICDADFRLHRCVVEVSGSKRMEKAYSQIANQLQSYLCMTHEDYDVTQSALSHKPMIDAICNGDKETAWAEAKANITPLTEHCAQLKKNSY
- the asd gene encoding aspartate-semialdehyde dehydrogenase is translated as MRVGLVGWRGMVGSVLMQRMVEEGDFDLIEPVFYSTSQIGIPAPFFGKDAGDLQDAFDIESLKQLDAVITCQGGSYTEEVFPKLRQAGWKGYWIDAASTLRMAQDSIITLDPVNHAQIQQGIHAGTNTFVGGNCTVSLMLMGLGGLFEKGLVEWTSAMTYQAASGAGAQNMRELISQMGVINDAVSSELANPASSILDIDRKVAETMRSSSFPTDKFGVPLAGSLIPWIDVKRDNGQSKEEWKAGVEANKILGLQHSPVPIDGTCVRIGAMRCHSQALTIKLKQNVPMDEIEEIIATHNDWVKVIPNERDITAQELSPAKVTGTLSIPVGRLRKMAMGDDFLNAFTVGDQLLWGAAEPLRRTLRIILAEKQ
- the nhaC gene encoding Na+/H+ antiporter NhaC; this translates as MTQPTPRLPSMTQVIVALGLFLLMAFSFTAQLNLPIQLALYIGWFIIIVLGLRLGHQYKELEQAALNGVSNGLGAVLILLAVGALVGTWISGGIVPTIIYYGLKAIHPSIFLLATMVICSLTALATGTSWGAAGTAGIAMMGIGQGLGVPAPVTAGAILSGCYFGDKMSPLSDSVILASSMSNVEVMEHIKGMLPIALISYIITAILFTLFGLHYAGNVDMSQVQSVIESMEQQFYITPLSFVPVIAVLVLLAMRMPSFPVISFGSLLGIIWAVTVQDIQFITAFRTAWEPYSVISGVDFIDAILNRGGMSSMLGSVAVIVFGLGFGGLLDKVGVLETIAKLFERRVKNAGSLATSTIATAFMGNVFGSAMYVSLILTPKICAKNYDRLGFKRKNLSRNAEFGGTLTSGMVPWSDNGIYMASILGVATLSYAPFMWLSFVCILVTILCSYMGWFVDRCEPQAESASEDSSKMKQQTA
- a CDS encoding Hpt domain-containing protein, giving the protein MDKRHFKLGWCIVVVWLVVIIGMMVNYQSLEQRTVQIQKVSDKVDEFRSSLFFESAYRSNMRDQQVELLASLQQQRDQLAQHSSVGWLQPDIEQLLFTTDRFIEQSQALVNNELALSELLTEIQAKRLAYQSRPEIEVYYFQLSTYLFEALFSSYSTNSKAYKHLDELFIQSNSLVDADKITLQTMLAQTSRVMGSFAQGGYIVERLISNSVYKELQNVVQQSQAALKKMVLIGILFSGVVMLGLLGMMHMAIRTQSKENSTQEWQRNDQINLENAEPVVGKQSANKDQAETIELEDSHSEQVMDAQPETLDLPLPKNTAPQRSFTAAPQIDFSVMMDCLGGDRESLCMLLEVFVNDHQDDSAEIARLQHQSPEEAIRRAHSLKGVGGNLGAYQLRDVAGRLETALAKDSEQVTLLLADLELCLNQAILEAKAFIRGESEHTSINTDSIAS